In one window of Leptolyngbya sp. CCY15150 DNA:
- a CDS encoding Coenzyme F420 hydrogenase/dehydrogenase, beta subunit C-terminal domain has protein sequence MTSVSPQKPHQKARALKPTSRRPAKELCSECGLCDTYYVHYVKEACAFINQQIADLEQQTHGRSRNLDEPDDWYFGVRQDMMAARKTEPIEGAQWTGIVSSIAIEMLNRGLVEGVVCVQNTAEDRFQPMPVIARTPEDILAARVNKPTLSPNLSILEQVEQSGMKRLLVIGVGCQIQALRAVEKQLGLEKLYVLGTPCVDNVTRAGLQKFLDTTSRSPDTVVHYEFMQDFRVHFKHEDGSEETVPFFGLKTNQLKDVFAPSCMSCFDYVNSLADLVVGYMGAPFGWQWIVVRNERGQELLDVVQDQLQTQPVMSQGDRRAAVQQSIPAYDKGVTLPMWAAKLMGVVIERIGPKGLEYARFSIDSHFTRNYLYTKRQHPEKLEAHVPDYAKRIVDQYELPPS, from the coding sequence ATGACCTCGGTATCTCCCCAAAAACCCCACCAAAAAGCCAGGGCCCTCAAACCCACGAGCCGCCGTCCGGCCAAGGAACTCTGTAGTGAATGTGGCCTATGCGACACCTACTACGTTCACTATGTGAAAGAGGCCTGTGCGTTTATTAACCAGCAAATTGCTGACCTAGAGCAGCAAACCCATGGGCGTAGTCGCAATCTAGACGAGCCGGATGATTGGTACTTTGGGGTGCGCCAAGACATGATGGCGGCACGCAAGACTGAGCCGATCGAAGGGGCGCAATGGACAGGTATCGTCAGCTCCATCGCCATCGAGATGCTCAATCGCGGCCTGGTGGAGGGGGTGGTCTGTGTACAAAATACAGCCGAGGATCGCTTCCAGCCCATGCCGGTGATTGCCCGCACGCCGGAAGATATTCTGGCAGCTCGGGTGAATAAACCGACCCTATCGCCTAACCTGTCGATTCTAGAGCAGGTCGAGCAATCGGGGATGAAGCGGCTGCTGGTGATTGGCGTGGGTTGCCAGATCCAGGCCCTGCGGGCGGTGGAGAAACAGCTTGGCTTAGAAAAACTCTATGTGCTGGGTACTCCCTGCGTAGATAACGTCACCCGCGCTGGCCTGCAGAAGTTTTTAGACACCACCAGCCGCTCGCCGGATACGGTGGTGCATTACGAGTTTATGCAAGACTTCCGGGTGCATTTTAAGCATGAGGACGGTTCGGAAGAAACCGTGCCTTTCTTTGGGCTCAAAACCAATCAGCTTAAGGATGTGTTTGCTCCCTCCTGCATGAGCTGCTTTGATTATGTGAACTCCCTTGCCGATCTGGTGGTGGGCTATATGGGTGCGCCCTTTGGCTGGCAGTGGATTGTGGTGCGCAATGAGCGCGGCCAGGAATTGCTAGACGTGGTGCAAGATCAGTTACAAACCCAGCCGGTGATGTCCCAGGGCGATCGTCGCGCTGCAGTGCAGCAAAGTATCCCCGCCTACGATAAGGGCGTCACCTTGCCCATGTGGGCGGCGAAGCTGATGGGCGTGGTGATTGAGCGGATTGGCCCGAAGGGGTTGGAATATGCCCGCTTTTCCATCGATTCCCACTTCACCCGCAACTATCTCTACACCAAGCGCCAGCATCCTGAGAAATTGGAGGCCCACGTGCCAGACTATGCCAAGCGCATTGTTGACCAGTATGAGTTGCCGCCATCTTGA
- the dapB gene encoding 4-hydroxy-tetrahydrodipicolinate reductase produces the protein MTVQAPIPVIVNGAAGKMGREVIKAIAQADDMTLIGAIDRNPSLTGQDVGEVAGCGALEIPILPDMEATCAMAAQEKQLPVMVDFTHPKSVYENVRAAIAYGVRPVVGTTGLSDQQLQDLADFADKASTGCLVIPNFSIGMVLLQQAAIQASKYFDHVEILELHHDQKADAPSGTAIKTAQMLAELGKSFNPPKVTETETIAGARGGLADENIRIHSIRLPGLIAHQEVMFGAPGQVYTLRHDTSDRVCYMPGVLLAIRAVIQLKSLVYGLEKIL, from the coding sequence ATGACCGTACAAGCTCCAATTCCCGTAATCGTAAATGGCGCAGCCGGCAAAATGGGGCGCGAAGTCATTAAGGCGATCGCCCAGGCCGACGACATGACCCTCATCGGTGCCATTGACCGCAATCCCAGCCTCACAGGGCAAGATGTCGGCGAGGTCGCAGGCTGCGGTGCGCTAGAAATTCCCATCCTGCCCGATATGGAAGCCACCTGTGCCATGGCAGCTCAGGAAAAGCAGCTGCCGGTGATGGTCGATTTCACCCATCCCAAGTCGGTATATGAGAATGTGCGGGCAGCGATCGCCTACGGAGTGCGGCCCGTGGTGGGCACAACGGGACTATCGGATCAGCAGTTGCAGGATCTAGCCGACTTTGCCGACAAGGCCAGCACCGGCTGCTTGGTGATTCCCAACTTTTCTATTGGCATGGTGCTGCTGCAACAGGCCGCCATCCAAGCCTCAAAGTATTTTGACCACGTCGAGATTTTAGAACTCCACCACGACCAAAAAGCCGATGCCCCCAGTGGCACAGCTATTAAAACCGCTCAAATGCTGGCCGAGTTAGGAAAATCTTTTAATCCTCCTAAGGTCACCGAAACTGAAACCATTGCTGGCGCACGGGGCGGTCTTGCCGACGAAAATATTCGCATTCACAGCATTCGCCTACCGGGTTTAATTGCTCACCAAGAAGTCATGTTTGGCGCACCAGGGCAAGTTTATACCCTACGTCACGACACCAGCGATCGCGTCTGTTATATGCCCGGTGTCTTGCTCGCCATTCGTGCCGTCATCCAGCTTAAATCCCTGGTTTATGGGTTAGAAAAAATCCTTTAA